From the Acidobacteriota bacterium genome, the window GGATATCGTGCACGTGATGGTGAACGGTCGGATCGTGCGCAGCGGTGGCAAAGAGCTCGCTCTGGAGCTGGAAGAGCGGGGTTACTCGGCCTTCGAGCGCGAGCGCGCCATGGTGGGCACCTAGCATCATGACCACCACCATGCTGCAGGAGCCGGTGGCTCCCTACCGGGTCGACTTCGAAGCCTACCGAGAGACTCTGCGCGAACCCGATAGCCTGTTCACGCTGCGCCAGAGCGCCCTCGAGCGCTTCGAGCAGGACGGCTTTCCGACCTTGCGCACCGAGGGCTGGCGCTTCACCGACATCGCTCCCATCCGCGACGGCGTCTTCCGCCGCTCGACCGCCGCCACCGCCGGCGATCACGCCGCCGTGGCCGCCGACGCACTGGCCCCCTTCGTCTTCGACGACGCCATTCGCCTGGTCTTCGTCGACGGCTTCTGGGCTCCCGGCCTGTCACAGCTCGAGGCCCTTCCGGAAGGCGCCTACGTCGGCAGCCTGGCGCAGGCCATCGCGGAGATGCCGGAGCAGGTGCTGCCCCATCTCGGAGCCCACGCCAACCACGAGGGTCACCCCTTCGTGGCCATGAACACCGCCTTCTTCGGCGACGGCGCCTTCGTTTCGCTGCCCGCCCACGCGGTGCTCGAGAAGCCCGTCCACCTGCTCTACGTGTCCACCGACACGGCGGACCCGGAGGCCACCGTCTCCTATCCGCGCAACCTGCTGGTGGGTGGCGAGAACAGCCAGATGACGGTGGTCGAAACCTATGCCGGCCTCGGCCCCGGACGCTACTTCTCGTGCTCCGCCACGGAAGTGGTGGCGGCGCCCCACGCGGTGATCGACCACTACAAGGTGCAGCACGAGAGCCACGAAGCCTTCCATCTCGCCACCCTGCAGATCTACCAGCAGCGGGCGAGCAACTTCTTCTCCCACTCGGTGTCGACGGGCGGCGCCATCACCCGCAACGACGTCAACGCCGTGCTCGACGA encodes:
- the sufD gene encoding Fe-S cluster assembly protein SufD, coding for MTTTMLQEPVAPYRVDFEAYRETLREPDSLFTLRQSALERFEQDGFPTLRTEGWRFTDIAPIRDGVFRRSTAATAGDHAAVAADALAPFVFDDAIRLVFVDGFWAPGLSQLEALPEGAYVGSLAQAIAEMPEQVLPHLGAHANHEGHPFVAMNTAFFGDGAFVSLPAHAVLEKPVHLLYVSTDTADPEATVSYPRNLLVGGENSQMTVVETYAGLGPGRYFSCSATEVVAAPHAVIDHYKVQHESHEAFHLATLQIYQQRASNFFSHSVSTGGAITRNDVNAVLDDEGIECTLNGLYLAKGTQLVDNHMRMDHAKPNCNSYELYKGILDGRSRAVFNGLIYVHQDAQKTDAKQSNRNLLLSEGAIANSQPQLEIFADDVRCTHGSTVGQLDEEAVFYLRSRGIGEEAANSLLTYAFASDIVSRIKVEPVRRDLEEFLFTRLPRGEVVRQAV